The Heyndrickxia acidicola sequence ATGAAAATAAATAAGACCTGTAAATCCCATACCTCCACAGATAGCTGCCGGCAAAAAATCATGCCATTTTCCCATGAACATGATTAGGAAACATCCGCTGGAAATAAAGGCTGCTGCGATTCGCGCCCATAAAGGATACAGTAAATTGGCTCTTTCTATCCCTTTTAATTCATTGTAAGCATCATCAATGGAAATTTCAGCATTCGTAAGCTTCCTTGATATACTATTCACAATCGTAACCTTCTTTAAATCAGTGGTACGGTCGGAAATTCGTACGAGCCTGGTCGTTTCTGCTCCATCTACGGAAAAGATAATGCCTGTCGGTGTAACAAAACTGTGGGAATAATGGATACCGCAAGCTTGGGCCATCCTTGTCATGGTGTCTTCCACCCTGTAGGTTTCTCCGCCGCTTTGCAGCATTATTTTACCCGCTAAAAGGCAGGTCTCCACTGCTCTTTGATTTTCCATTCATCTCTCTCCCATACTTATTGTATTGCATAAATAAATCTCGTTATATTTATATAACATTCTTACCACCTAAGCCCTGATGTTTCAAAAGGATACACCTTGTTTTGCTTTTTATGATCAAGCATTCCCGCTCGCTTTGCGATGCCGATGCCTGTTGGCGAACATTATTTGTTTAGATCTTGCGCTCATAATTTAAATTGATTTTTTTCTAGTTCTTATTTTATCTTATTTCCCCCAAGAAAATAACCTCTCCTTTGAAGAAGAGGTCCTAAATTATTATTCTGCACTAGTACGATTAGATTTGTTATTCCTGCTGATGATTTCCGCACCTATCATCATTTTATCGAATCAATATGGAGCTTTAATAGATTTTCTCTTGCCGATGACCAAGGCGCTTCCGCTTTTCTCTGTCTAGTTCCACCGCCTATCGGCTAGCCGATTTCTCCGTCTCCTCCCTACGATAAGTCAACATCAGCTCGTCCCTCGCTGTGTTTCCTTTATCTCAGTCGTAGATTCTGAAATCCGTACGCCGATGACCAAGGTGCTTCCTCTTTTCTCTGTCTAGCTCCACCGCCTATCGGCTAGCCGATTTCTCCGTCTCCTCCCTACGATAAGTCAACATCAGCTCGTCCCTCGCTGTGTTTCCTTTATCTCAGTCGTAGATTCTGAAATCCGTACGCCGATGACCAAGGTGCTTCCTCTTTTCTCTGTCTAGCTCCACCGCCTATCGGCTAGCCGATTTCTCCGTCTCCTCCCTACGATAAGTCAACATCAGCTCGTCCCTCGCTGTGTTTCCTTTATCTCAGTCGTAGATTCTGAAATCCGTACGCCGATGACCAAGGTGCTTCCTCTTTTCTCTGTCTAGCTCCACCGCCTATCGGCTAGCCGATTTCTCCGTCTCCTCCCTACGATAAGTCAACATCAGCTCGTCCCTCGCTGTGTTTCCTTTATCTCAGTCGTAGATTCTGAAATCCGTACGCCGATGACCAAGGCGCTTCCGCTTTTCTATATCCCTACAGCTTTGGCGGTTTTAAGTTTTTCACCTAAATATTTTGCCAGTTCAAGCATTCCATAATTCCCTGCCTGTGCCTCTGCATCCGAATTGTAGTTTGTATTGGTATTAATATCATAAGTAAATGTCTCGCCATTTTCATTTCGAATACATTCAATTCCTGCCACCTGAATTTTATTAGCCCTTAACAAATCCTCGTATTTTCTAATCATTTCCTGATCAAAATCATCAAGAATTTGAAATTTTGGCCTTTGCACCGGCTCTTCCCCTACTGGACAAAATAAGTCGCCAATTTGGCACGCATCAGCTGGACATAGCTCAAATCCTTCTGATGTATCAACCTGGACTGCGTAGACAAATCTTCCTCCCACAAATTCGCAGCGGGTAATATACTTCTCAGGAGATTGGATATATTCCTGTACCAGAGTGATTCCATCAACTGAAGGTTCAAATCTTTCACTGTACACATATTCCTTTAATGCATCTATTGAATGGAATAGTTGAACCCCCAGTCCCTTTCCAGCCCGGTTATGCTTTGTGATAAAAGAGCTTTTTTCCAGTTTTTTTGCTGCTTCAATAATCTGGTCCTTCCCAACAGCAGCAATGGTTTTAGGTGTACGAATCCCATGTGCCTCTAATTCTGCATATTGATTTACCTTGCTCACTTCCAGCTTTAAAGCACTGCTCCCATTTAAAAC is a genomic window containing:
- a CDS encoding threonine/serine exporter family protein, with translation MENQRAVETCLLAGKIMLQSGGETYRVEDTMTRMAQACGIHYSHSFVTPTGIIFSVDGAETTRLVRISDRTTDLKKVTIVNSISRKLTNAEISIDDAYNELKGIERANLLYPLWARIAAAFISSGCFLIMFMGKWHDFLPAAICGGMGFTGLIYFHRLIQLKFFAEFLASLMIGLVALAEVKLGLGSDMDKIIIGSVMPLVPGVLITNAIRDLIAGHLVAGLSKGAEAFLTAFAIGSGIAIVFSAI
- a CDS encoding ATP-grasp domain-containing protein; translation: MTKIYIIHENSEWTNHLTKRLEELELPYEEWFMDEGLVDLSSTPPEGVFFSRMSASSHTRGHQYAPELTSALFSWLEGSGRTVLNGSSALKLEVSKVNQYAELEAHGIRTPKTIAAVGKDQIIEAAKKLEKSSFITKHNRAGKGLGVQLFHSIDALKEYVYSERFEPSVDGITLVQEYIQSPEKYITRCEFVGGRFVYAVQVDTSEGFELCPADACQIGDLFCPVGEEPVQRPKFQILDDFDQEMIRKYEDLLRANKIQVAGIECIRNENGETFTYDINTNTNYNSDAEAQAGNYGMLELAKYLGEKLKTAKAVGI